TTTGCGTAGATAGCATACCAGTCCAAAAATACACATCAAAGTACACATGAACCTATTTTTCCTTCTCAGAGTAAAGCTTGTTGAACTAATTCCTTGTATGCAAATTATGCTTTGCaatatattctgtctattttctctCAAAAAACTTCAACAGTAATGCTATTAAGGACCATGAATTTAATATCTCCACGTGCAATTTTAGAAGGACGAACACCACTTAAGTAAAGAGGCAACTTTGAAAATATATGCCAAATACAATATCTATGTATTGTATGTGGCATCACTTCAGCAATGGCTGGCTTAATGCTAGGACACTGATCAATTATGATCGCATCTGGATGAACATTTCCCATGGCCTCAAGCCAAGTTCTAAAAACCAATTTATAACTATCGATATCTTCATGAGACATGAGAGCATATCCTAGTAAGATGGATTGTCTATGGTGATTGATGCCAAGAAATGTAGTACATGGCATATTATATCGATTCACAAGGTACGTCATATCAAAGCATATCGCATCATGAAATTGCTCATACGCTGCATTACAGTGTGAATGCACCCATACCACATTTCGCAGCCTACCAATATTATCAACGTCTATTGAATAGAAAAACTCCTTATCCTTTACCTCCATTTCACGAAAAAAGTTGAGCAGTGACTGTGTATCCCCTTCTTGCATTTCAAAATTCCTACTCTTTAAAGTaaatttctataatcttttgGAGTGCAACACAAATTTTGCGGTCCACCACGTTAAACCTCAGCAAGACTAATATTCTTGGAGGGTCTAATGCCAGATTGACCGTGAGCTACAAGATCCCTTTTCAAAGAATCACAAACGGACCTATGTCCAGCCATCAGGCGCTATATGGAAGGGAGCAAATCATAATTGCGATCGTGAACGACCTTATAGACGCACAAGCCTAGCTTTACAATTGTTACTCTTGGTGATAAACTTGGTTTTGCGAATCCTAGCTCTATCACAACAGTAAGTTATGTACCTAGTAGTGTCACCACCCTTCTTGTTCGAATTTCTTTTGACGATAGAGAATCCTTTTAATCGTGCATGTTCTTCGTAGAATGCAAACAAAGAATCTTTATCTCTAAATCGCATTCCAGAGATTGGACCTACAACCACATTACCTTCAGTGAATTCATTCTCCATTTCCTGATGAACATCACATAACTCTAACTCATTTCCTAAAAACTGCTCCTCATCATTGCCAGCTTCTCCATAATATTCTCCATCGGGTTCTTTATCATCATTATCTAAGTGCACAACATTGTTGAAACTGTCATGAGAATCAATATTAATCTATTCGAATTCATTCAACAAACTGTCGTCCGATGTTATCCCTAAATATCTGTACAACTCGTCCCTAACTCGATCAAACCTATTATCTTGGTTCATATTCATGGTTGTTGTATTTGTGTAATGTTCATTTGGATTCATATTTTCTTGCACCGCCAAATTTTCTTGGTTTGAATCCATTTTTAGATAAGGAGAAAGTGTCCACtttgacttgatttgataaggaGGAAGTGTTGATACTACTAAATATgatgaatttaattttttttcctccTACTAAAACGTATAccgtattattttaaataaaatacaataatttgcTATACACATAAAATATAATGGAAATACAATATAATGTAAAGACTCTTTAGCTTCCTCCGTATGTGAACATTGATGATTTTCATATGGCTCAATGCTTGAGAATAGGAAGAGTCTCTCCatatttaattttctattttggaggaaaaattgtaGGGCTAAATAACTAGAAGGTCGTTGATGTAATTTCACTCGTGTGGCCACAGTTGGGCTACAATAATGTGGTCATTTAGCACCTCTCTAACAGATATTCCAAGATTTTTTTATCCAAGGGCAACGTTGAAAAAAAGAAACTcacttattttttatatttaaaaaaaattaaatattatagatcgcaaaaaagcaaaaaattaattaaagtgaaCCGAAGAGAATATTCAGACTTCAAAGAGATTTTTTACTTCAAAAGTCAAAATAGACCTGAATTCTTTTAGTTTTTTTCCCGACAACGAACATTTTTTCACCTCACGCTTTCGAGTGGTTTATAGTTTTTTTTGTTGGTAACTAACTTATTTTTATTAATCACCAAGTAGCATCTTTACATAACCATAGCTAGCTATAATACTGCCAACTATTTCAAACAGAAAAACAACTAGAACTATGGATCACACTCCTAATACATTGAATCTAAAGCGGTTTTGTAGTTTTCCGCCAAGAGTACTGACTTTCTTTTAGAGTTTATTGGCCCAATGATTAGTATATTTTTTCAGAGTAATTTTAGATATATTGCATGTAATGTAAGCTTAGTCGTTTTAGAATTATTAATAATCGATGAATTGGTAGATCTATTTGCAACTCCTTTGAAAATATTacctaaattaattttttttctgtATTTCAAATGCTTTATTATAATCATAAAAATGAATCTTATGGTATGATTTCGGAATCTTGGTGCAATTATGTACTAATATTTAAACACCCAAAAGCTAAAGATAGCAATCATCGATCGTCGAACAACTCCTATCCAATATTCCAAAAATATCGCCATGATTCgttatttcttttttaaattctGTCCCCTCTCAGTCTTTACAGCTTCAATTAATACGTTGAAAAGCCTCTTCTTTTATttatgaaatacatcatgtgcaTCAGAATTTGACACGTCTAAGTTACAAGGTTTTTTTTTTACGGGCAAATTATGAAATTACGACAAATGGAATAATCATTAATGTACAAATATAGTATGATAATGATTTTAGTTTTGTGAATTAATTTCATTATTGGGAAAATATAACTACAATTCAATCAGGTAAAAATTTATTTGCATTGGTTATTTACACCAGACTATTGCAACGTAATTTAGCACTTATCATGGCTAAGTTATTTATGAGGTGAtgatatatattaattaattatgattaaaGGAGAGAAGTGAACGTACAAATACATGTCATTCCTATATTGATTTGGTATAAATATTTACATACTATAAGCATAGCACAACAAAAGAATATTCTTTTGAAGATTAAAAATTAGAGCCAATCTGCGACAACCCACGTTATAAATACAACAAAGCAACACTACAAAAGACAAAGGCTTAATTTTAGAGACCTGTTATTGTTACTTTATTATTACAAGGAAAAAACCAGCAAACTCGTTGAGCAATTAAAAAGTTTATTCTCAACGCCGAATTTAATAGTAAATAGGTTACCAAAAATTTCCcgagaaaaaattaatttttagctGGAGGTAGGTCAACCGTCTAGGTATTAGCCTTCAGAAAAATAATGCAATGAATTTCAATAGTCAGCTATCTGCCCAACTTAATATACATTTAATAAACTCTCGAACTAAGTTAATTATTTATTAATACTACTGGCCGACGGTTCTTGTTTTTTCCTTATCCGAAATCCTCTCTTATCTATTTTTATTCTAAGAAAAAACTTTTTTTCCTGTTCTGAGGATTTGCTGCTAAATGGACCCGTCAATCATAAATTTGATAGTATTTGGAGTTGTATCATGGACAACATTATTTTTATTAACAAGAAAATTGTTTCCAAATCGTTCTTTTGATTTTTGCAACCGTTTAGTTTCAACAGTTCATGCAATTTTAGCAGTAACTTTAGCTTCTATTTCTGTTCAAGATTGGAGTTTCCCAATTAGTCCTTTGGCTTCAAGATCTACTACCAAACAGGTATTTTGtattggattttttttttaaaattaagaaGATTTTAAAGTTTTGCTCTAATGGTGATGTTTCAAAAAACTGAACAGATGAGGGCAATAGCAGTGAGTATGGCCTACCTTATTTATGATTTTGTATGTTGTCTTTTTGACAAACAAGTGAAGATTGATAACTTAATTCACCATTTGGTGAGTGCTGTTGGACTTGGAGCTGGGCTTGCTTATGAATGGGTAAGTAAGATTTTCTTCTTATGGTTGTAATTACTTTTAGAGTTTAACTAATACGAATTTTAGCACTATCATATTGTAAAAAgtattttcaaaaagaaaaaaaacgacTTAATAACTTGAAAGATAGTTTAAATTCTATGCGTCGTCTGTGTAAAACATATTTATACAAGCAAGTCAATTATAAGATAATTACATGTCGACGTCTATTTAATAACCTGATAAAAATGATAACGAACTTATGTCTATAAAATGTTTTGTGATATGCAGTGTGGTTCAGAAATGGTAGCAGCATTGTGGTTGACAGAAATTTCAAGTCCATTCCTACACCTGAGGGAGATTCTCAAAGAGCTTGGATACAAAGACACTGACCTTAATCTTGCTGCTGATGTTAGCTTCTCCAATTCTAATTTATTCTTTTTCCAATTTAAAGAAAAGTATTATTTCCTTTAttgagccgagagtctttcgaaaatagtctatttaccttcacaaggtaggggtaaggtctacgtacatagTACTCTCTCCAAACCCTACTTGTGACAATACACCaggtatattgttgttgtatcaTTTTACATGATATTAATTTAGTGGAACAGTGTTTTAAGTTATTAGCTTATAAGACACCAATCTAGATCTTGCAGCTGATATTAGCTTCTCAAGTTCTAATTTATCTACTTTACTGACGCTATAAAGAAATTTTGTTGAACTAGATAATggatttaaaataatatataatagtAGAATTATTAAGTTGCAGTTGATTTTTTTAGTTAGAGAAAATACTATGTGAAAGTTAAAATTTGTAATTGTACAGAATAACATTATCAATGGAATGACAATTCAATATGTATATATGTAATCACTAAGTCATGGTTATCTACCGGTCACGAGTTCGAACCGTGGAAGCAACCTTTATATTTGCATTAGAATAGGTTGTATACATCACACCCCGTAGGGTACGGCCCTTCCTCGGACCCTACGTGAACGCGGGATGTGTTATGCACCGGGCTGTCCATTTGCCCTGTCACTAAACCATGGTTATGCTTTAATTTGCAGGTATTATTTGCAGTTATTTTCAGCAGTGCTAGGATGATAGGGGGGCCATATCTAACCTATGTGACTCTTTCTGCTGATAATCCAGTCCTCATTAAGGTAATTAGAAGTGCTTCTATAATTATGTAAtacacaatttcttttaaagcaAAAGCTggttttaaaatatcaaattggTGACATAATGTTTATATGATTTTCCAGGCCATGGCATTCGGACTGCAACTTGTTAGTGCTTTTTGGTTCTATAAAATTGCTAGGATGATCATGTACAAATTCTCTAGGAGAACTAAACCTAAAACTGTTCCTTCAAATATGTAATTTTGCTGATAATTTGTATCATAGAGCAAATCAAATTCTTCCGTATCAAACTTCTTAGCTTTGAGGAGAAACAAAGTCACCCTTTCCCCTTATAGAACAAAACTACTTTCAACATCTTTGGCACAAAAAGATCAGTGGCATGTTGCCCCAATTCAAATTTGTTAAGCGAACGAGATTTAACAATG
This region of Nicotiana tomentosiformis chromosome 4, ASM39032v3, whole genome shotgun sequence genomic DNA includes:
- the LOC104089313 gene encoding protein FAR1-RELATED SEQUENCE 4-like is translated as MEVKDKEFFYSIDVDNIGRLRNVVWVHSHCNAAYEQFHDAICFDMTYLVNRYNMPCTTFLGINHHRQSILLGYALMSHEDIDSYKLVFRTWLEAMGNVHPDAIIIDQCPSIKPAIAEVMPHTIHRYCIWHIFSKLPLYLSGVRPSKIARGDIKFMVLNSITVEVF
- the LOC104089310 gene encoding uncharacterized protein encodes the protein MDPSIINLIVFGVVSWTTLFLLTRKLFPNRSFDFCNRLVSTVHAILAVTLASISVQDWSFPISPLASRSTTKQMRAIAVSMAYLIYDFVCCLFDKQVKIDNLIHHLVSAVGLGAGLAYEWCGSEMVAALWLTEISSPFLHLREILKELGYKDTDLNLAADVLFAVIFSSARMIGGPYLTYVTLSADNPVLIKAMAFGLQLVSAFWFYKIARMIMYKFSRRTKPKTVPSNM